One segment of Thermoanaerobacter kivui DNA contains the following:
- a CDS encoding C39 family peptidase, with translation MATYMGTDSSGSTNVFNIIPGTIQYIKSKGYTNFDGYNLNPPTYYDIRNEIDNSRPLLLSVIGHPTYKNHTMTCVGYEYTTELGQITEKYVIVHDTWSSTPADVYITFDGTFKYADIFIP, from the coding sequence TTGGCAACGTATATGGGAACAGATAGTAGTGGAAGTACAAATGTTTTTAACATTATACCTGGTACTATTCAATATATAAAATCAAAAGGATATACAAATTTCGATGGTTATAATTTAAATCCGCCTACATATTATGATATAAGAAATGAAATAGATAATTCAAGACCTCTATTATTATCGGTAATAGGACATCCAACTTATAAAAATCACACAATGACATGTGTTGGATATGAATACACAACAGAACTAGGGCAGATAACAGAAAAATATGTAATAGTACATGATACATGGAGTAGTACTCCTGCAGATGTATATATTACATTTGATGGGACGTTTAAATATGCGGATATATTTATTCCATGA